gtgttccaggcccctcaacagctttgtcacccttctctggacatgttccagtatctcagtattgcttttgaattgaggagctcattATTTGCTAAAAAGATACTAGCTATATTAGAGAAGGACATCTCTTAGTCCTCTGAACACTGGTTACAATATGACATTTATTTTTCATGAACTCTCACAGCAGTGCATGCAAGAGAAAGGTCAATGATAGAATACAGTCTTAGAGCTTGTCGTTGCAATGTCTTCCTGTGTACAGAACAAGGCTTAAGTACTGGTGACGTTCTACAGTGCCAGATCCAAGTGCTCAAAGGGAGTACTTTAGAATCAGATAGTTTTAGTCACCTCAGTGGAGAAACTCATTGGAAAGAAAGTTCTGAAGGCTGAGCGGTGGTTTAGGCCAGTTCTGGGCAAaaattctgttttgtttctcattCAACATTTTGAGAATAATACTTTACGATTCTCCCCTCTATGAGTGCATAGAGGGTCAGGTGCACAAAGAGGAGCTACCTCTTCTGGAGTTCAGGCATTGCAAACTTACTGCACAACAACTTTTGAAAGCATGCTCAATGTTCACCAAGTTACCTGCAGTCCAGGCCCCTGGTTCTTCATGAAGTAGCCTTTGCTAGGGAAAAACCAAAGCCAGATGGTTCTCATGGTATAAACTGTGAAATAGGCAtgtctgtgtatatatattccACCAGCTTGAGGAAAGCCTATAGGTGCTTAATTCTGCTTCTTACTACCGGATCTATTGGTGTCTTTCAGTCAGGCTTTCTACAAGCAGCTTGGTGCAGGCTATTGTTAGATCACATATGGAGCACAGTGTATAGTTTtgggtgtccctgtccaagaGGGACGGGGTACTACTGGAGAGTTCAGCAGGGAGCTAGAGGATGACTAagaactggagcatctcttttaTGAGGAAAGagtgagacctggggctgtttattctggagaaggcttagaggggaccttatcaatgcctgcaagtacctgaagggtggctgtcaggaggaaggagccagtctcttttctgTGATACTCAGTGagaggacgaggggcaatggacGTAAACTCCATAAATTCCATCTCAACTTgagaatttgattttttttttgtgtgagtGTGATAGAGCCCTAGAgatgttgcccagagaggttgtggaatcatCTTCTGTATagattttcaaaacctgcctgaatgcattcttgtgtgacctgttctATGCTGTCCCTCCCAAActctagcattctatgattctattgaaaTAAGCTTTACTCTTGTGACCACTTTTTGTTTCATGAAATCTTACAGAATGTCTACATGTGCCCTGATGCCATAAAGcattgtttgttttgttatagCACTTCTTCCTTGATAACCTATATACCATTACCTTCAAGCACAATAATTACCTGTTTATGTAAAACCTGAATCAAGCCCAGTCACATTTCAAACTTTCCCTACTGAGGCACACAGAATATGCCATGTAGTATGGTCCTAATTGACATGTAAATGCACCTTGTTTCGAACTTAATCATATGAACAGATAAATGAAGGAGATTTACCAGCTCATTTTCACAGTTAAAAGAGTAGGCATCACACACATCAAATAATTCCTGCAATATGATAATTAATAACTAACATAACAGACTTCAGTTATGCAGTCACATGAAGTCTGAAAACAATATGATGTTGCTGAGACTCAGTTTGTATCTTAGCAGATGGTTTTCAGTAGAATGCAAATATGAATAAACATCTAAAAACTGTTTGGTCATTAAAAACTTTGTACCTATTTCCAATTAAAAAAAGGTTGTATTTAGCATTGATACTTTCAAATGAAAGATAAACAGATGAAACCTATTCACTGGAGATTCCAGTGGCCTGAAGACCTTATTTCTGTATATTATTAGATCTGATTAGCCTGCACCAAATGAAATTATATGATTTGCTGGAACAGTACAGACAAATGTCACAAAAGGTACAGTCAAGTCACCGTAATCCAGTTACAGATAGATTCAAAACCTAAAGCTACTTAAAAAATACTATTTTCAGGCAAATTAAATATAACATGTTTGTTCTGCATGCTCAGAAACCAAGAAAAATAGCAGAATCTGCACAACTTCACTAAAGAGCGAAGGAATATCTCTAAAGCAGTCCACTAGAAAGTAAGATTTTGTTTTAAACTTCCCTGGAATCGATTTTTGCTACTGAGTGTGATAAATATCTAAAATATGAATTAATCATTTATTTACAGACTCCCTAAATATTTATTCTAATATTAACAGTTGCATCTAGGGTACTAAAGGAATTCAGACAAATACAAGCTAAACAGCCATAATTTGCAACACATTGTTGATTCTCCTCTTCTACCATTAATTTTCTGATACAGGTATCCACAGAACTacctcccccacacacaccacaTGAGGACATCTTTTGTACATATAAAGCCATTATCAGAACAATTTAATCCTCccacttttccccccctcccaccAAGTGCATATTTGATTACAAGGGCTTCATAAGTTGTGAGTTCTGGTTTTATCAAACagtgagaaaaaacaaaacaaaaccaaaacatacTATTACTCTGGATCTGGAACAAAGACTTTCCACACTGAAAACTTATTTGGCATAAATATTTCTCAGACGCCTTCAGTGAGGTGAATTTTGTCTTCTGTTTTGTACTCCTGTTTTATAGATTCCAAACATATTTAGTTTCTGAAGAAAATAGGAAAAGGGAATCATCTGCTTCTAGACTAACATATAGATTATAGATTTATTACACCCATATAGTTTTCTTCCTTATCACAAGAACACTCCATCTTTCCAGTCTAGGAGCAATTTCACCAAGAACAATACACTGTACACACCCCTACTTCCTCTTTAACTACACCAGCTACTATCAGTTCTGTAGAAACTCTTCTCTGTGTGCTTCAAGGTACCTATGGATGTATTTCAAGGAAAGAAAGGCAACTAACTGGCATGCGTTTAAAACTTAGCTGTAAACCAGAGAACAGATAGGATTTTGAAATTCTGACTTTTTAAAATGTCCTTGCCTTTATTTCAAAACCATCTTTAGCTTCTGCTGAATAATGATATAGTTCTAAATGCAAACAAGCATTTAGCTTTGTGTTCTTTATTAAGACTTCATTATTTTTTACAAAAATAGGACCAAGCATTAGTCTTTATTAGGTTTTAATTTAACATCCCATCCATTGAAAGGAGAATTTTTGGATACAACATAGTTTATTATGCTGGTTTAATTGTTAGTTTATACAAATCTACTATACAAATTCTCAAGTTTCTGCTGTTGTATAGTAAAAACCACATTGATATCAGAAAATCTTCTCTAAAAAAACATACTGTAAGATAGAGTATCATGTTGTAGCAAACAAGGTCAAGAGTCCCTTTAAGAAGGAGACTATTTCATTGCCTCCTAGTTTAGATTCTCCATAGACACGGTCCACAAATGAAATAGGAACCTGTTGAAACAAGCAAAACTATTTTTAAGGTTCAAAACCCAAATAATCAGGAATTCTATAATCAAAAGAATAGCCTTGAACTACAGCACTTTTAGATGTAGAAAGAAGGCAAGCACCAGATTGGCTTCCTTTTTGTCGGTTCTTTGTACCTGTGGCTTTAATGTTGCCCCTTAGCTGGGAAGCGTGGAATTATTTGCCTTATCACCTTTAAAGATTACCCAAAGTAGCTGGATGATACAACAATCAGAACAAAATAGTGTACTGAAAGCCTGGGGGTTTAAAATTAACATCTGCCACTCTCCTTGTTAGCTAAATTCAGTACCTTTGAGTCAATGCCTCAGGAAGGCAGGAATCTCCCACTACCATGAAGCAGCATTCTTCTCAGCCTTACCACTGGCCAGAAGATGACATGAGAATATCGCAGACAGTGTATATTCTACAAGCAATACCTGTCTTGACCAGTCTTTGATAATTTAATGGACATTTAAAACACTCCTCACCAAAAAGTGACCATACTGTCCAGATTAACTCACTACTCATAATATGTTAGGAACATGCTGCTTTTGAGTAATTTGCCCATGACAGGACTTTATGCCAATGTTGTATGAATTTCCATAGATGTTTGTATGCAACACTGAAACACTTCAGGGGCTAAAATAAAGAACACCATTTGCAAAAGTCATTAAAATACTGGCTTAAtgttctgctggcagctgtAACCAGAAGTCATCTGGCAAGTGGAACACAGAAATCACCCCACCCTTACATCTGTGCCAGGACTGAGGATGTCTCCCAGTTTTCACAGATCAGTTCACAGTATAAGATAATTCAGGGCAAGAAAATATCTACAGAGGCATGCAGATAGACTCAACAATGACTCTGGCTTTCTTACTAGGGTCCCTTTGATGATCCCAGTAAGCATCCAGGCAACTACAAAGGCATGGATGGAAATCACTGAATGCACAGTCAGTTCAGGATGCCAGAAGTGACATTGCCTGACTGcagagagaactccagtgaaccACCTTTAGAGACACCAGCAAAAGCAGTTCATTGAAATATAAAGGGCAGGAATACAGGATGTATCAATGTTTTTGAGTTCTTTTTCTCTGTGACTTTAGAGAGCACATTCAAAGAGTTTAGAAACTGAAATTAGTGATAGCTGAAAAGTTGGAATGTAAGACAATAAATTACAAAACCCAGAATAAATCTGAAATAGAATCAGGTTGataaagaaaacagaattatttcagtATGTTTTaacttctttccctcctttgaAGAGCATTGTAAAATTGCATGCTGCTAAAAAATGGCAATAGAAGAGAGAAGGATCTGCAAAATCAGCCAGGGGAATAAGTAACTAATTCCAGGTCTGATATTCATGGGGAAAAGCTGGAAAAATAGAATTCCAGGCATATAATTTCTTTTATCAATTTTGAAATCTTGCTTCTCCTTGGAAATGCACAGAATTCCCTATGCTCCCAGTAATCTGTATctacaattaaaaaaagaagcacAGTATTAGTTAACAGAACCCTTACCATACCTCTCCAATAGTAAAGCCTAACTGCCTAGCCCGAACAATCATCTCCATCTGGAAGACGTATCCTTTAGAAACACATTTGTCCATTAGTTTCTGTAAGACTTCTTTTCTGTATAACCTGTAAAAacaattacagaaaaaaaaaaggaaacctgAAGCACAATTTCTGAACTTTAGAAATCAAGACATGGTCTGGAAATCTCAACAGCAAATTCCAGTCATCACTatttaaacaaaaaacaaaccaactttTAACAAAATCATATGATTTGCAGCCTAGTCTATGATTTCTTACACCTTTTCAAAACAGTCCACAGAAAAGGTCTGCTCTTACTCAAATTCCTTGTTCAGCAGTTTCTAAATTTCAAATAATTTCATTAATTGCAAACCAGACTCATACCTGAAACTCCCTGTTAAGTCTGATGCACCTGGTCTCAGCAAAACCTGAGTTAGAAAATTGGCACCACGACTGTGGAAGAAAACAAGAGTGTCAAAATTGTTCAGGACACAATTCAGAAAGATCAAGCACAATTTCTAGAAAACAGTAAATATCATCCTACTAGCGAAAAAATCCAAGCCTTCCATTTATGAAAGGATTATATTTCTAATACATTTTCACTGCTAGATTTGACTAATaattgatagaatcatagaatgttgaAATTAAAACCCAATATTTTGTTCTTCAGATATAAATGATTAGATTATTGAGCTCTATGAAGGAGAAAATGATGTCTTAAAATTAAGTTTATGGTAGAACTGGCAGAATGTCTACACACTGATAcaatacaaaagaaaaaattGACAACAGTCAAACCAACATTTCTAAGCAGAGAATAAAATTGATTCCAGGGCAAACTTGAGACTTGGGTTTAGAAAATTAAGGTTCAGTTTTGTTTTATACTGCTTTCACAATGTGGTAAGAATAAGCTGCACTGAAGAAATACATTGTGAGACCAAAATGTCAGTCACAACTGTCTTGCTGAAAGATATATTATGTCCTAGTAAGAGCAGCAAGTCCTTCACCTTGTCCAGTACAATGTAGTAAAGGGATACCTCTGTAATGCCCATTTAGCTCTCTCCCATTTGGGCTGTATATTCAAAAACCACAAGCATTTATTCCAGCCATAAAAACCCAGGAGAAACACAAATACAGTCCCTGTGATACCATCTCCACGTCAGACTGGTAACACAAGTTCTGCTCCCCATTCTTTACAGTAACCTATCAATATTAACTTATCCCTATCCACTCACACAGGTGTAAGAAAGAAACTTGCCCACTACCTCCTGTCCGGAGGAGGAGACCAAGTTCTTTTCAAaaccgtgttgtgaaattaaggcgCACACGAGGCCAAATATCAAAATCGAGCCtattttatcctttaataaGTGACTGGTGAACGGAACAGAGAAACAAACggagaaggagcagaggaaCTATATTATCAGCCTCCGCCCAAGACGCTTTCTTTGGCTGCAGGAGGTCCGAGGAAGGATGCTTCCGCTTTGGCCTGAGGATGTCCTCGGGTTCATCCTTGTCGGCTTGTGCTGTCctcagctggaggaggggagggagagagtaTCTGTGATGTTCTTCTCTGAGCAGACTCCAGCATGTAGTGTTTCTCAGAGGAgctgttctttcttctttctcggTGGTGTTAAGTAGAGagttcctgggctgctgcttccaggcTGCAAGGTGGTGTTTCTTATCACTAAAGCAGGCATCGCTCAAGTCTTTTCATAGAGTTCCTTTAaatcacagcttcctcctggccCATTCCCTAGTCCATTGTCTTCCAGCCTCTGGGGAATTTTCCTGTGTATTCCTGTGTGCTTGCAGGGGTCAGCGAATCTGTTCCATAGAAGTCCATAGAAGCCTTTTAAACCATCCCCCCTTTCTGGAGTAGCTGATGGGTAGAGATTATCTTTGTGGCACATTCCAGAGGGCCTCCTTCCACCCCTTCCTAGAGCAGCCACTGTCTGGTGAGCAGACCTTACCCTTTGTTGGGACATATCTCAGTTCCTGATACAATCAAGAGGTATTCTGCATCCAAATAGGATTCCTATACCTCCTCAGGTCACTGTAAACCTGAGATGCCAGCCTCCACATGCTTATAAAACTTTGACAGAGTTTTCCCTTGCTTTTAGGTGAAACCTCTCTCTGCTGTCACAAAACTGTTTTTCAGTAAGGTCTAAGAAATTACTTGTTGACTTTGATTGTGCCAGATAATTCTTAATTATGTCTCAGCTCATTCTTTGGACAATGAAGCTGAAAGACTGTCCCAACCAGATGCCATATGGATTTGTTCACTGTTCCAACCAGTTTCTTGAGCCCGGTCACATCATTATGATCTTTCTTGATAGATTTTAACCAATGGATCTGGAAATCATGCACACTTCTAGTATTTAATACAATTTTGCAGTATCCAGTACTATTGACTAAAGACTCATATTTCACCTCGCACATATAAACTATTTAGAATTACTCTTTCTAAATAACAAATTTATCTGTAAATATCTAGAAAAATACTAACCTGATCAATTTTCTTTTCAAATCCCAGCCATATACTCCTCCATTTCCTTTATATCTTGTTCCAGATACAATATCAAAATTgccttctttctgctttctataaACAATTGGTTTTAccagagaaacagaaaaacaatTGTATGAAGACAGAACAAATTTCACCATAAAAATAATAACTTTTTAAGTACAAAGCCTGTATTTTATAAGCCTTTACACGAGTTTTATAAACCTCTCTATTTCTTACCAACTAAATGTTACAGGGAGTTAAGAGGTAGGAAAATAAGCCAGGGCAGGGTCCTCTATTCAGTATCCCTAATGCCACACGATGAAATGATTGGAATTAGGTGGTGACATTATATATACTTTTCAAAACTTGACAACCATTACAAGGAAGGGAAGTACTTATACACACATGCTCTCTGTTACTTTAAATTTGAGTATTTTTGCTCCAGGTAAgaactaattatttttttctggatGATTTTAGGACAAATCTAAGGAGGTCGAATCATTTATTTGAATTTTTGCCTTGCAAATTTTCTTACAGCTAGAGAGGAATATAAAGCTTTCTAATGTTGTTATGCAACAGTAAGACTTCAAAAGTCATTCTCTCATACTACAGTTGGAACCTACCTGATAAACTCTGGAATAAATTTTGGCTgaaatggaaggaaaagagTTTAGTAAAGAGAAAAGTgtgagagtgaaaaaaaaaaacaaaaacaaagaaacaaaccaacccaacaaacagcaaaacaaacttAATGAAAATTTAATTATAACAGGTTAAAATCACAGTACATAAAATATAGACTTACATGGTGAGAGAGGTCAGCATccataataacaataaaattgCCAGTGGCATGCTTCATTCCATGAATGTAAGCAGTGCCTGATGGGAACAGGACAGAAACAATTTCCTTGGTTTAACATATGCATTTGTCTAGGCATTTGTCTATTCACTTCTTTCCTAAAATCTTTAAGTTATTTTAGAAAAGGATAAACTAAAAGCTCCTAAaagatattttaaaataatgtaTCAGTGGCCAAacattaaaattatttttcctcAGCCCTACAATTTCTGTACTAGATTTTAGAAATACAAATCTTGGCAAACCCTACTGCACTAGAAATGCTGAGAGAAATAGGACTTGCTAAGTAGGGCACTATCTGAAATCACATTTCTAGAAGGGCCATAGGCTTTGTGAGCCACAGAAAACTGGAAATAGGACACAGGCAGTGAAATAATTACTGATAAAGACTTGCTTTCTAGATGCAGGATTTCCTATTAGTTGTACACAGATTTTGGTTTGCTCTCCCTGACACCATGAGTTATATACTGATACCTCATCTAgagacagggttttttttcttatttcagaTTTCATTGCATGTTATTCATCCTGTATGAACTGGTGTAGCTATTTTTCTATGAGCTGGAAAAAAATCTTGCTCTTAAAGTTTTCCTCAATAGTGCAATTTCTAAGCCAAGTCACAACGTTCGAAGACAGTGCTGCTTCTACGGGCAGtatggcagcacagcagagtaCATGGCACATGCTCCTCACTGATCCAAATTGCTGGAGTCTTACCGTTAACTTCATCAGGAATAGACAAAAGTGAAAAAACCCACACTCCCCTGAtatcctctgcactcactccaacagGAAACTGAACCAGCTAAAGAACAGCTCTGTCCTTCCTTTCTTGTCCATGTTGTTTGCAAAATTACACAGTGTCACAGATTTGGTTATTGTACAAATTTGGTCAGGTTTAATCCATAATACTGAGCAAGTTAGAATAAATGATAAGGCAGGAGACAGAAGTATGCAAGGTTTTTGGAGTTTCTTAGATAAATGAGTGATGTAAAAAAAAAGTACAGAAAGATGAATTTAAATGAAAATTCAATATCAAAATCAgagttttatttttgttgacaggactggaggactCAGTACACAAGACAACCCAAAATGTTTTACCAGGACATGGATTTGGAGCTTGCCAAGACCTTTAATAAGAAAGGCAGATACTGATTGACAATAAATCACACAAGGTATTGCATTTTATCATTTTCTCCATTCCTGTTGTAAGAGAGGTGGGACAAGGATACAATATAAATCTTAACAGATGAAAATATCTCTTAGTTTCCATATTGCAAGATCTAATGTCATTTATGACTTCCTAGGATATCTGCTGTTTGCTTAATCAAATAATGACAAACTATCAACATGTTCTGGGCTTcactgtgtttttttccccctgaaactTTATATACCAGAATCAAAAAATACATCAGATTTTATTTTGATAAGGACTTACCAAGGCCCAACTTTCTTGGTCTGGGTCTTAGAAGCTGTAGGatatattaaaataaataaatatatattactTTAAGTACAGTTTTTATTCATTTCAGTGATACTTGAAATTTATTTTTATGTATCCTCTAGATTTCTAAGAATGAAAAGTACATAGAAAATTGTTTTTATACCTTGAAAACAGCAATTTTCTCTGTCAGAACACAGCAGAAACATCATTATATTAAATAGTGCCTGGATCAGGTCATGTTTACAAACAGTTACTTTTTAAGCTTTACTTAGTAGTTCTGGagtaaaaaacaaaactaaaagtaTCATCTTAGTAACTAAGGAGTTTCCTCTAACTGCAGCTATTTGAAATATGACTACAAATCTAAACAAGTGTCTCCCCAGCACCATTACTTTAAAGGAATGACAGCAATAGCAACTACTTTTAGTAAGTTTGCCAGCCATTTAGCATACTTTTAGTACTGAATATAACCTCAAGATTTTCATGTGCATACAGATGTACCAATGAATAACAACCATACAGAAATATTACTAATCTTTCAGAATATGAGTGACCAAGCTTTGAACTTGTGCCAAGTATCCTCAGCTCCCACAGTGGGAGAAAGGGGCATCATCATTAACAAAGGAGAAGCATGACTTTCAGGTCACTGTGACAGCTCTTCCTAAAGTGCCTCTACTAGAAGTTAGCATTTGGAGAAGGCAGGGCAGATATTTAAGTAGTCATCCAAATGTACTTCAAAAACAGATTTTAAATCTTACTTTCAAATCTTGTCTGATTTTGATGCATTATCTAAGACATCATAAGCAACGCAATTCAGAGGAGGACACGGATATCACAGACTTAGTAACCATTAGTGCTTCTGCTGATTTGTTATATTTGTTATATTTCTGGGTCTTTTCCCatagattttttcccccctttaatAAATGGTTGCTTGttagttttttttaatcactttgATTCCTTATCTACTTCCTTGAACATGATGGCCTGTCATTAAGTCAACTCCATCAGTAAGCAAGAAGTCCCATGTCTTTACTTGGGTGTTGTCTCCTGAGCACAAATCAGAACAATGGTTTTGCTCAAGAAACCAAGAAAAGAATTTCAGGTTAAAAATTCAATTTAAAAAACCACTTTACCTAATGAGAAATCCTAGCTGATTTACACTTCTGTAGTAATGTCAGTGCCAGCTGATGGTGGTGCCTCTGTTAAATTCTTCTACTCAAGTGTTCTTGCCTCAGAATTCTTAAGCAGTGTGGAGAAGCTGGCTAACAATCTTAAGCTGTTCTATTACTAATTATGCAGGAATAGATTAAGGAAGAGCCTGACACTGCTTACAGCAAAAACCTCCGAGTGCTGAGGTTTTACTGTTCTGTGAAAAAGCTTTTGTTGCAAAAAAAAGGGTCTTCAATGACTCATAAAGACTAAAGAAATGACAGTATCTTGTATCTAATTGATGGTTATGCAGAATATATTAAAAAGTCCTGTTATCAAGAAATGTAACTAGAcagattaaaaagaaatcacaaGACCAGACTAACATCTCTCCAATTTCCCTATTACTGCAGCCacttaaaatgaaattaaagttTATCCAAAACCTCATCTCTTCCTCAGGCACAAATGCACAAAGTACATTACTCAGTAGTACAGCAGTGCACATAAATTGGAAACATTGTGCCAATATTCAGTCACCATTCTGCATATTAGTTCTTCATGCTGCTAAGC
The window above is part of the Pogoniulus pusillus isolate bPogPus1 chromosome 29, bPogPus1.pri, whole genome shotgun sequence genome. Proteins encoded here:
- the DPM1 gene encoding dolichol-phosphate mannosyltransferase subunit 1 isoform X1 encodes the protein MAAGSADKFSVLLPTYNERENLPLVVWLLARTFQESGNNFEIIIIDDGSPDGTQEIAEQLEKIYGSDKILLRPRPRKLGLGTAYIHGMKHATGNFIVIMDADLSHHPKFIPEFIRKQKEGNFDIVSGTRYKGNGGVYGWDLKRKLISRGANFLTQVLLRPGASDLTGSFRLYRKEVLQKLMDKCVSKGYVFQMEMIVRARQLGFTIGEVPISFVDRVYGESKLGGNEIVSFLKGLLTLFATT
- the DPM1 gene encoding dolichol-phosphate mannosyltransferase subunit 1 isoform X2; this translates as MSLKLTKRHRNLSGNNFEIIIIDDGSPDGTQEIAEQLEKIYGSDKILLRPRPRKLGLGTAYIHGMKHATGNFIVIMDADLSHHPKFIPEFIRKQKEGNFDIVSGTRYKGNGGVYGWDLKRKLISRGANFLTQVLLRPGASDLTGSFRLYRKEVLQKLMDKCVSKGYVFQMEMIVRARQLGFTIGEVPISFVDRVYGESKLGGNEIVSFLKGLLTLFATT